In Burkholderia sp. GAS332, one DNA window encodes the following:
- a CDS encoding DNA mismatch repair protein MutL, translated as MSEFSETPAGTADAAAVSAAAPVPRPLRAIQPLPDQLISQIAAGEVVERPASVVKELLENALDAGAQTLRILLDEGGVKRISITDDGCGIPENELALALMRHATSKIRSLAELEAVATLGFRGEALASIASVAQMAITSRTVDAPHAVRVDAQTGVLSPAAGTQGTTIEVRELYFNTPARRKFLKSEQTELGHCLEQIRRAALARPDVAISVLHNGKAVEHWNASEPPARVAKILGETFATAHLPLDESAGPLAVYGCAGLPTASRGRADQQYFFVNGRFVRDKLLTHAVRAAYEDVLHGDRYPSYVLFLDLPPEAVDVNVHPSKIEVRFRDSRSIHQFVFHAVQRALARHAGASPETTAGGHAAHLEASPGGPASFGATPLGGAGLGAGGGGFGTGAGGLGGGMGSGFGSSQPGNTWMRQARMTQGTLPVAQPLAFYDALFGRRDTNTGTAEGATLFEARDSAAEGPSPYSTSGPYASPAFNASDEQPLGFALGQIHGIYVLAQNAHGLVIVDMHAAHERILYEQFKNALADRTIAVQPLLIPQTMQADPIEIGTVEEERDTLDALGFDLAVLSPTTLAIRAVPALLKDADLQALARAVLSDLHAFGGSRVLTERQHELLGTLACHHAVRANRRLTLDEMNALLRQMEATERADQCNHGRPTWYQLTLSDLDRLFMRGQ; from the coding sequence ATGTCAGAATTCTCCGAAACGCCTGCCGGCACCGCCGACGCGGCCGCAGTTTCCGCCGCCGCGCCCGTCCCACGCCCGTTGCGGGCGATCCAGCCCCTTCCCGATCAACTGATCAGCCAGATTGCCGCCGGCGAAGTGGTCGAGCGGCCGGCCTCGGTAGTCAAGGAATTGCTGGAAAATGCGCTCGACGCCGGCGCGCAAACGCTGCGCATCCTGCTCGACGAAGGTGGCGTCAAACGCATCTCGATCACCGACGACGGCTGCGGCATCCCCGAAAACGAACTCGCGCTCGCGCTGATGCGGCACGCGACCAGCAAGATCCGCTCGCTCGCCGAACTGGAAGCGGTCGCCACGCTGGGGTTTCGCGGTGAAGCGCTGGCGTCGATTGCGTCGGTCGCGCAGATGGCCATCACGAGCCGCACCGTCGACGCGCCGCACGCCGTTCGCGTCGACGCGCAAACCGGTGTACTGAGCCCCGCGGCCGGTACCCAGGGCACCACGATCGAGGTCCGCGAGCTGTACTTCAACACGCCCGCGCGCCGCAAATTCCTGAAAAGCGAGCAGACCGAACTCGGCCATTGTCTCGAACAGATTCGCCGGGCTGCCTTGGCGCGCCCGGATGTGGCGATTTCGGTCCTGCATAACGGCAAGGCGGTCGAACACTGGAACGCCAGCGAGCCGCCCGCGCGGGTCGCGAAGATTCTTGGCGAGACATTCGCGACGGCGCATCTGCCGCTCGACGAATCCGCCGGACCGCTCGCCGTCTACGGCTGCGCCGGCCTGCCGACCGCGAGCCGCGGGCGTGCCGATCAGCAGTATTTCTTCGTCAATGGCCGGTTCGTGCGCGATAAGCTGCTCACGCACGCCGTGCGCGCCGCCTACGAAGACGTGCTGCACGGCGACCGCTATCCGTCCTACGTGCTGTTTCTCGATCTGCCGCCAGAAGCGGTCGATGTGAACGTGCATCCGTCGAAAATCGAAGTGCGGTTTCGCGATTCGCGTTCGATCCACCAGTTCGTGTTCCATGCGGTGCAGCGCGCGTTGGCGCGGCACGCGGGCGCGTCGCCGGAAACAACCGCCGGCGGGCATGCGGCGCATCTGGAAGCATCGCCGGGTGGGCCGGCTTCGTTCGGCGCTACGCCGCTGGGCGGTGCGGGCCTAGGCGCAGGCGGCGGTGGCTTCGGCACTGGCGCGGGCGGCCTCGGCGGTGGAATGGGAAGCGGATTCGGATCCTCGCAGCCGGGCAATACCTGGATGCGCCAGGCGCGCATGACACAGGGCACGCTGCCGGTTGCCCAACCGCTGGCGTTCTACGACGCGCTTTTCGGCCGTAGAGACACGAACACCGGCACGGCGGAAGGCGCGACATTGTTCGAAGCGCGCGACTCGGCTGCGGAAGGGCCGTCCCCGTACAGCACCTCAGGGCCATACGCATCGCCCGCGTTCAATGCCTCAGACGAGCAACCGCTCGGCTTCGCCCTCGGCCAGATTCACGGCATCTATGTGCTCGCGCAGAACGCGCACGGGCTGGTAATTGTCGACATGCACGCGGCGCACGAGCGCATCCTGTACGAGCAGTTCAAGAATGCGCTGGCCGATCGCACAATCGCCGTGCAGCCGCTGCTGATCCCGCAGACCATGCAGGCCGATCCGATCGAAATCGGCACAGTCGAAGAAGAGCGCGACACACTGGACGCGCTCGGTTTCGACCTCGCCGTGCTGTCGCCGACCACGCTCGCAATCCGCGCCGTGCCCGCCTTGCTGAAAGATGCCGATCTGCAGGCGCTGGCCCGCGCGGTTCTCTCCGACCTGCATGCCTTCGGGGGTTCACGCGTGTTGACCGAGCGTCAGCACGAACTGCTCGGCACGCTCGCCTGCCATCACGCGGTGCGCGCGAACCGGCGCCTGACGCTCGACGAGATGAACGCGCTGCTGCGCCAGATGGAGGCGACCGAACGCGCCGACCAATGCAACCACGGGCGTCCGACGTGGTATCAGTTGACGCTGTCCGATCTCGATCGGCTGTTCATGCGTGGGCAATGA
- a CDS encoding tRNA dimethylallyltransferase — MTSHAPTPVPCLLGPTASGKTAAALALAARRPVEIISVDSALVYREMDIGTAKPTPEERAVAPHHLIDIVDPANAYSAAEFRSDALRLIGEIRARGRLPLLVGGTMLYYKALTQGLNDLPAADAEVRATLDADAARDGWPAMHARLAAVDPVTAARLAPNDSQRIQRALEVFMLTGQAMSALLAAPARTDDAALAWRFVPIALEPSDRSVLHARIEKRFDAMLADGFIDEVVKLRARGDLSPEMPSMRCVGYRQVWEYLDRAVDYSTMRDKGVFATRQLCKRQLTWLRSMTERVVVDCCDPGATAQVVSLIEELI, encoded by the coding sequence ATGACTTCACACGCCCCCACGCCGGTCCCTTGCCTGCTCGGCCCCACCGCATCCGGCAAAACCGCCGCCGCGCTGGCGCTGGCCGCACGGCGGCCGGTGGAAATCATCAGTGTCGATTCGGCGCTGGTCTATCGCGAGATGGATATCGGCACCGCCAAGCCGACGCCGGAAGAACGCGCGGTGGCGCCGCATCATCTGATCGATATCGTCGATCCGGCCAACGCGTATTCGGCGGCGGAATTTCGCAGCGATGCGTTGCGCCTGATCGGCGAGATCCGCGCGCGCGGGCGTCTGCCGTTATTGGTCGGCGGGACCATGCTGTACTACAAGGCGCTCACTCAGGGACTCAACGACCTGCCCGCCGCCGATGCCGAGGTGCGTGCGACGCTCGATGCCGACGCCGCACGTGACGGCTGGCCGGCAATGCATGCACGGCTTGCCGCGGTCGATCCCGTTACGGCTGCGCGACTCGCGCCGAACGATTCGCAGCGAATTCAGCGGGCGCTCGAAGTTTTCATGCTGACCGGGCAAGCGATGTCCGCTTTGCTGGCCGCACCTGCTCGAACGGATGACGCCGCCTTGGCGTGGCGTTTCGTGCCGATTGCGCTGGAGCCTTCCGACCGGAGCGTGCTGCATGCGCGCATCGAAAAGCGCTTCGATGCCATGCTGGCCGACGGCTTTATCGACGAAGTGGTGAAATTGCGCGCGCGCGGGGATCTGTCGCCGGAGATGCCGTCCATGCGCTGCGTGGGATATCGGCAGGTCTGGGAATATCTCGACAGGGCGGTCGATTATTCGACCATGCGGGATAAAGGGGTCTTTGCTACCCGGCAATTGTGCAAGCGGCAACTCACGTGGCTGCGCAGCATGACAGAGCGGGTTGTGGTGGATTGCTGCGATCCCGGCGCGACTGCGCAGGTCGTCAGCTTGATTGAAGAACTGATTTGA
- a CDS encoding phosphoribosylformylglycinamidine cyclo-ligase, producing MNQPKSAPDAQGLSYRDAGVDIDAGDALVDAIKPFAKKTMRDGVLGGIGGFGALFEVPKKYKEPVLVSGTDGVGTKLRLAFQLNKHDTVGQDLVAMSVNDILVQGAEPLFFLDYFACGKLDVATAATVVKGIAHGCELSGCALIGGETAEMPGMYPDGEYDLAGFAVGAVEKSKIIDGSTIAPGDVVLGLASSGIHSNGFSLVRKIIERAQPDLNADFDGRSLADALMAPTHIYVKPLLALMQQIAVKGMAHITGGGLVENIPRVLREGLTAELDHRGWPLPPLFSWLQKHGGVADAEMHRVFNCGIGMAVVVSAADADAAIASLSAAGEQVWKIGVIRESAAGEAQTVVI from the coding sequence ATGAATCAACCGAAATCCGCCCCTGACGCCCAAGGGTTGTCGTATCGCGACGCCGGCGTGGACATCGACGCGGGCGACGCCCTTGTTGACGCGATCAAGCCCTTTGCCAAAAAGACGATGCGCGACGGCGTGCTGGGCGGCATCGGCGGGTTTGGCGCGCTGTTCGAAGTGCCGAAGAAATACAAGGAACCGGTGCTGGTGTCGGGCACGGACGGTGTCGGCACCAAGCTGCGCCTCGCGTTTCAACTGAACAAACACGACACCGTCGGCCAGGATCTGGTGGCGATGAGCGTCAACGACATTCTGGTGCAGGGCGCCGAGCCGCTGTTCTTCCTCGATTATTTCGCTTGCGGCAAGCTGGACGTCGCTACGGCGGCAACGGTCGTGAAGGGTATCGCGCATGGCTGCGAACTGTCCGGCTGCGCGCTGATCGGCGGCGAGACGGCTGAAATGCCGGGCATGTACCCAGACGGTGAATACGATCTGGCCGGTTTTGCGGTCGGCGCGGTAGAAAAGAGCAAGATTATCGACGGCAGCACGATCGCCCCGGGTGATGTGGTGCTGGGTTTGGCGTCCAGCGGCATCCATTCGAACGGTTTTTCGCTGGTGCGCAAGATCATCGAGCGTGCGCAGCCGGATTTGAACGCGGATTTTGATGGCCGTTCGTTGGCCGATGCGTTGATGGCGCCGACGCATATTTACGTGAAGCCTTTGCTGGCCTTGATGCAGCAGATCGCTGTGAAGGGTATGGCGCACATCACCGGCGGCGGGCTGGTCGAGAATATTCCGCGCGTTCTGCGTGAAGGCCTGACGGCTGAACTGGATCACCGTGGCTGGCCGCTGCCGCCGCTGTTCTCGTGGCTGCAGAAGCACGGCGGCGTGGCGGATGCGGAAATGCACCGCGTGTTCAACTGCGGGATCGGGATGGCGGTGGTGGTTTCTGCTGCTGATGCCGATGCTGCGATCGCGTCGTTGTCGGCGGCTGGCGAGCAGGTCTGGAAGATCGGCGTGATTCGCGAGAGCGCGGCCGGTGAAGCTCAAACGGTAGTCATCTAA
- a CDS encoding Predicted PurR-regulated permease PerM, whose product MQQNSSILTPVQRRALIWLAIALVVGILLWLLSPVLTPFLLGAILAYILQPGVAWMVRRRVPRGLAALLMMLLFSLLITLLVLLVLAVIQKEGPQLKQQVPVLFAHASAWLQPKLAMLGLADSLDFASIRDLVMGQLEGSAQQVAQYAWTSIRTSGNVMMTVVGNLVMVPLVLFYLLYDWNRMLARMQIVVPRRWLDKTLQLARDMDQMLSQYLRGQLLVMAVLAVYYAIALTIAGFEIALPVGIFTGLAVFIPYIGFATGLALALLAALLQFGDWYGFGAVALIYGVGQIVESFYLTPRLVGERIGLHPLAVIFALLAFGQLFGFFGVLLALPVSAILSVAMRELRQSYLASTLYNN is encoded by the coding sequence TTGCAACAGAACTCCTCGATCCTGACGCCTGTGCAGCGCCGCGCCCTCATCTGGCTGGCGATCGCGCTGGTTGTCGGCATTCTGCTTTGGCTCCTGAGTCCGGTCCTCACACCGTTCCTGCTCGGTGCCATTCTCGCGTACATTCTGCAACCGGGCGTCGCGTGGATGGTGCGCCGCCGTGTGCCGCGCGGACTTGCCGCCTTGCTGATGATGCTGCTGTTTTCGTTGCTGATCACGCTGCTCGTGCTGCTGGTGCTGGCCGTCATCCAGAAAGAAGGTCCGCAACTGAAGCAGCAGGTGCCTGTGCTGTTTGCGCACGCGAGCGCCTGGCTGCAACCCAAGCTGGCCATGCTGGGCCTTGCCGACTCGCTCGATTTCGCCAGCATCCGCGATCTGGTGATGGGGCAGCTCGAGGGCAGCGCGCAACAGGTCGCCCAGTATGCATGGACCTCGATCCGCACCAGCGGCAACGTAATGATGACGGTGGTCGGCAACCTCGTGATGGTGCCGCTCGTGCTGTTTTATCTGCTGTACGACTGGAACCGCATGCTCGCGCGCATGCAGATCGTGGTGCCGCGCCGCTGGCTCGACAAGACGCTGCAACTTGCGCGCGACATGGACCAGATGCTGTCGCAGTACCTGCGCGGCCAGTTGCTCGTGATGGCGGTGCTCGCGGTCTATTATGCGATTGCGCTGACCATCGCCGGCTTCGAGATCGCGCTGCCGGTGGGTATTTTCACGGGCCTTGCCGTGTTCATCCCGTACATCGGTTTCGCAACCGGGCTCGCCCTGGCGCTGCTCGCGGCACTGCTACAGTTCGGCGACTGGTACGGCTTCGGCGCCGTCGCATTGATTTACGGCGTTGGCCAGATCGTGGAAAGCTTTTATCTCACGCCGCGCCTCGTCGGCGAACGGATCGGCCTGCACCCGCTCGCGGTTATCTTCGCGTTGCTCGCGTTTGGTCAGCTGTTCGGCTTTTTCGGCGTGTTGCTGGCGCTGCCGGTCAGCGCCATTCTGTCGGTAGCGATGCGCGAGTTGCGTCAGAGCTATCTGGCGAGCACGCTTTACAACAACTGA
- a CDS encoding regulatory inactivation of DnaA Hda protein, with amino-acid sequence MLRQLTLDLGTPPPSTFDNFFAGANAELVTRLRELDNALAAGPVADRTFYLWGEAGSGRTHLLQALVHEAPPGHARFAGPQSSLAAFTFDPRVALYAIDDCDGLSAAQQIAVFNLFNEVRAHPTSALVAAGNAPPIGMTVREDLRTRLGWGLVFHLAPLPDEGKAAVLKHAARERGLMLADDVPAYLLTHFRRDMPSLMALLDALDRFSLEQKRAVTLPLLRTMLASPDADDRRTAPASSASSASPAAASSKIGPHG; translated from the coding sequence GTGCTTCGTCAACTGACGCTCGATCTCGGCACCCCGCCGCCATCGACATTCGACAATTTCTTCGCCGGCGCCAACGCCGAGCTGGTCACGCGGCTGCGCGAGCTCGACAACGCGCTCGCGGCCGGGCCGGTGGCCGATCGCACCTTCTACCTCTGGGGCGAAGCCGGCAGCGGCCGCACGCATCTGTTGCAGGCGCTGGTCCACGAAGCGCCGCCGGGCCATGCGCGTTTTGCCGGTCCGCAGAGCAGCCTTGCCGCCTTCACGTTCGACCCGCGCGTCGCGCTGTATGCGATCGACGATTGCGACGGCCTGTCCGCGGCGCAGCAGATTGCCGTGTTCAACCTGTTCAACGAAGTGCGCGCGCATCCGACCAGCGCGCTCGTCGCGGCGGGCAATGCGCCGCCGATCGGCATGACGGTGCGCGAAGATCTGCGCACGCGCCTCGGCTGGGGCCTCGTGTTTCACCTCGCGCCACTGCCGGACGAAGGCAAAGCCGCCGTGCTGAAACACGCCGCCCGTGAGCGCGGCCTCATGCTCGCCGACGACGTCCCCGCCTACCTGCTCACGCATTTCCGCCGCGACATGCCGAGCCTGATGGCGTTGCTCGACGCGCTCGACCGCTTCTCGCTCGAACAAAAACGCGCGGTCACACTGCCGCTTCTACGCACCATGCTGGCCTCGCCCGACGCCGATGATCGGCGCACGGCACCCGCCTCGTCCGCGTCATCTGCGTCCCCCGCCGCCGCTTCAAGTAAAATAGGCCCCCATGGCTAA
- a CDS encoding HAD-superfamily subfamily IB hydrolase, TIGR01490: MANLALFDLDHTLIPTDSDHEWGRFMVKQGMVDAENFARENDRFFADYKAGKLDIHAYLIAMLTPLAKYTRAQLADLHAQYMHEVIKPAIFPVALELVREHREAGDLCCVVTATNEFITRPIAQAFGVDALIACEAETVDGQPHSPYTGRPTGTPSYKEGKIVRTEAWLASLGKTWSDFEHSYFYSDSHNDIPLLDKVTDPIATNPDDTLRAHAQAKGWRILELFQPS; the protein is encoded by the coding sequence ATGGCTAACCTCGCACTCTTCGACCTCGACCACACCCTCATTCCCACCGACAGCGACCACGAATGGGGCCGCTTCATGGTGAAACAAGGCATGGTCGACGCCGAAAATTTCGCTCGTGAAAACGACCGCTTTTTCGCCGACTACAAGGCCGGCAAGCTGGACATTCACGCTTATCTGATCGCCATGCTCACGCCGCTCGCGAAATACACGCGCGCCCAGCTTGCGGACCTTCACGCGCAGTACATGCACGAAGTGATCAAGCCGGCGATCTTTCCGGTCGCGCTGGAGCTGGTCAGGGAGCACCGTGAAGCCGGCGACCTGTGCTGCGTGGTCACCGCGACCAACGAATTCATCACCCGCCCGATCGCCCAGGCGTTCGGCGTGGATGCGCTGATCGCCTGCGAGGCGGAAACCGTCGACGGTCAGCCGCATTCGCCGTACACCGGCCGCCCCACCGGCACGCCGAGCTACAAAGAAGGCAAGATCGTCCGTACTGAGGCGTGGCTGGCATCGCTTGGCAAGACCTGGAGCGACTTCGAGCACAGCTATTTCTATAGCGACTCGCACAACGACATCCCGCTGCTCGACAAGGTCACCGATCCGATCGCGACCAATCCCGACGACACATTGCGCGCCCATGCGCAGGCCAAAGGCTGGCGCATCCTCGAACTCTTCCAACCCTCGTGA
- a CDS encoding poly(A) polymerase — translation MIKKLIRKLFGQDSAPADDTPPAEADDTGEAPARNASSASKARRKPARPAAPAVRDPDVPVIIPHDVHGIDQSLISRNAIRVTEGLQEAGHRAFIVGGAVRDLLLGIKPKDFDVATDATPEQVQKLFRRARIIGRRFQIVHVQFGQEIIETSTFRALVDPPAADAAPPRRLKRDELDRRTHAVDASGRVLRDNVWGEQHEDATRRDFTINAMYYDPATQTVLDYHNGMADMRARLLRMIGDPATRYREDPVRMLRVVRFAAKLEFEIEDTTRAPIANMADLINNVPAARLFDEMLKLMLSGHALACLKRLRQEGLHHGLLPLLDVVLEQPIGEKFITLALTNTDARVRAGKPVSPGFLFATLLWHDVQTRWQQFEANGEYPVPALHRAMDEVLDMQTEKLAIHKRFSSDMREIWGLQLRLEKRSGRSALKLLEHQRFRAGYDFLLLRCESGELEESVGAWWTEFIEGDVAARETLLTQGGKDRSPRKRRRRSSGARTRKPGDGMEGGTQAERTASDAGHDGPHED, via the coding sequence GTGATCAAAAAACTTATCCGCAAGCTATTCGGCCAGGACTCGGCGCCCGCTGACGACACCCCGCCCGCCGAAGCAGACGACACCGGCGAGGCACCGGCACGCAATGCGTCCAGCGCCAGCAAAGCGCGCCGTAAGCCGGCGCGCCCCGCCGCCCCAGCCGTGCGGGACCCCGACGTGCCGGTCATCATTCCGCACGACGTGCACGGTATCGATCAATCGCTGATCTCGAGAAACGCGATTCGCGTCACCGAGGGTCTACAGGAAGCCGGGCATCGCGCGTTTATCGTCGGCGGTGCGGTGCGCGATCTGCTGCTCGGCATTAAGCCGAAAGACTTCGACGTCGCAACCGACGCCACGCCCGAACAGGTGCAGAAGCTGTTCCGCCGCGCGCGCATTATCGGCCGCCGGTTCCAGATCGTGCACGTGCAGTTCGGCCAGGAAATCATCGAAACCTCGACGTTCCGCGCGCTGGTCGATCCGCCCGCGGCCGACGCAGCGCCGCCGCGCCGCCTCAAGCGCGACGAGCTCGACCGCCGCACGCATGCGGTGGACGCGAGCGGCCGCGTGCTGCGCGACAACGTCTGGGGCGAGCAGCATGAAGACGCCACGCGCCGCGACTTCACGATCAACGCGATGTACTACGATCCGGCCACGCAAACCGTGCTGGACTATCACAACGGCATGGCCGACATGCGTGCGCGTCTGTTGCGCATGATCGGCGACCCTGCGACCCGTTATCGCGAGGATCCGGTGCGCATGCTGCGCGTGGTGCGTTTTGCCGCCAAACTCGAGTTCGAGATCGAAGACACGACCCGCGCGCCGATCGCCAACATGGCCGATCTGATCAACAACGTGCCGGCCGCGCGTCTGTTCGACGAGATGCTCAAGCTGATGCTGTCGGGCCACGCGCTCGCGTGCTTGAAACGTCTGCGCCAGGAAGGCCTGCATCACGGTCTGCTGCCCCTGCTCGACGTGGTGCTGGAGCAGCCGATCGGCGAAAAATTCATTACGCTCGCGCTGACCAATACGGACGCCCGTGTGCGGGCCGGCAAGCCGGTTTCGCCAGGCTTCCTGTTCGCCACGCTGCTGTGGCACGACGTCCAGACGCGCTGGCAACAATTCGAAGCGAACGGGGAATATCCGGTGCCGGCCCTGCATCGCGCGATGGACGAAGTCCTCGACATGCAAACCGAGAAGCTCGCGATCCACAAGCGCTTTTCGTCGGATATGCGCGAGATCTGGGGCCTGCAGCTGCGCCTCGAGAAACGCTCGGGAAGAAGCGCGCTGAAGCTGCTGGAACACCAAAGATTTAGAGCGGGGTATGATTTCCTCCTGTTGCGCTGCGAATCGGGCGAACTCGAAGAGTCGGTCGGTGCGTGGTGGACGGAGTTCATCGAAGGAGACGTCGCTGCGCGTGAGACATTGCTCACGCAAGGCGGGAAGGACCGAAGCCCCAGAAAACGACGGCGGCGCAGCAGTGGCGCCAGAACCCGCAAACCGGGCGACGGAATGGAGGGCGGCACGCAAGCCGAACGCACAGCCAGCGATGCGGGTCATGACGGCCCGCACGAAGACTGA
- a CDS encoding 2-amino-4-hydroxy-6-hydroxymethyldihydropteridinediphosphokinase: MTVAYLGLGANLGDARQTLKDAVVCLAQQHTISVLAKSSLYRTAPIDAGGDDYFNCVVKVETTLPVRHLLALCHKIEHQFGRERPFRNAPRTLDLDILLYGDQSIDEADLIVPHPRLIERAFALVPLVEIDAALIIPQHGRAEALLDGVSDQRIEKVKGPCQCPMLNALNAGAPAADKGRCE, from the coding sequence ATGACGGTTGCCTATCTCGGCCTCGGCGCGAATCTCGGGGACGCGCGCCAGACCCTGAAAGACGCGGTGGTGTGCCTGGCACAACAGCACACCATCTCCGTGCTCGCCAAGTCGAGCCTGTATCGCACTGCCCCGATTGACGCGGGCGGTGACGACTATTTCAACTGCGTCGTGAAGGTCGAAACGACGCTCCCCGTGCGGCATCTGCTCGCGCTGTGCCACAAGATCGAGCATCAGTTCGGCCGCGAGCGGCCGTTTCGCAACGCACCGCGCACGCTCGATCTGGACATCTTGCTCTACGGCGATCAATCGATCGACGAAGCCGATCTGATCGTGCCGCACCCGCGTTTGATCGAACGCGCCTTTGCACTCGTGCCGTTGGTCGAAATCGACGCCGCGCTGATCATCCCACAACACGGCCGTGCCGAGGCGTTGCTTGACGGCGTAAGCGATCAACGTATCGAAAAGGTCAAGGGGCCTTGCCAGTGTCCAATGCTCAATGCATTGAATGCCGGCGCCCCTGCTGCGGACAAGGGCCGTTGCGAATGA
- a CDS encoding Deoxyadenosine/deoxycytidine kinase — MNSPPLTVTAPQLRPPFSYLAIEGPIGVGKTSLARRLAQRWSMQELFERPQDNPFLERFYRDTTRYALPTQLHFALQRAQQVQEVLAANVAGTPLITDFMTQKNDIFARLTLQEDEWQLYRALAARLDVSGPAPDFVVYLQASPEVLFARIQKRAVPMELQISDAYLHALCDAYNEFFYHYDRAPVLTVNAEHLNPLDSDADLALLTERIETMRGRKEFFVKGTSL; from the coding sequence ATGAATTCGCCACCGCTCACGGTCACCGCGCCGCAACTGCGCCCGCCTTTCAGCTATCTCGCGATCGAAGGGCCGATCGGCGTCGGCAAGACGTCACTCGCACGGCGGCTCGCACAGCGCTGGTCGATGCAGGAACTGTTCGAGCGGCCGCAGGACAACCCCTTTCTCGAACGCTTTTATCGCGACACGACGCGCTATGCGCTGCCGACGCAATTGCACTTCGCTTTGCAGCGCGCGCAGCAGGTCCAGGAAGTGCTGGCCGCGAATGTGGCGGGCACACCGCTAATCACCGATTTCATGACGCAGAAGAACGACATCTTCGCGCGTCTGACGTTGCAGGAAGACGAGTGGCAACTTTATCGCGCACTCGCCGCACGACTCGACGTAAGTGGACCTGCGCCGGATTTCGTGGTCTACCTGCAAGCCAGTCCTGAAGTGCTGTTCGCACGTATCCAGAAGCGCGCCGTGCCCATGGAACTGCAGATCTCCGATGCCTATCTGCACGCGCTCTGCGACGCCTACAACGAGTTTTTCTATCACTACGACCGCGCACCCGTGCTGACGGTCAACGCTGAACATCTGAATCCGCTCGACTCGGACGCGGACCTTGCGCTACTCACCGAACGCATCGAAACCATGCGCGGCCGCAAGGAATTCTTTGTCAAAGGCACGTCGCTTTAA
- a CDS encoding ketopantoate hydroxymethyltransferase, with translation MTYLQEASRNAITVPKLQAMRDAGERIAMLTCYDASFAALLDRAGVDVLLIGDSLGNVLQGQTTTLPVTLTEIAYHTASVARARPSALVVADLPFGTYGTPEDAFRSSVELMRAGAQMVKLEGGEWLAETVRFLVERSVPVCAHVGLTPQSVHAFGGFKVQGKTEAGASQLLRDSLAVQNAGAQLIVMEAIPTLLASEATKQLRIPTIGIGAGVDCSGQVLVLHDMLGIFPGKRPRFVKDFMQGQPNIQAAVEAYVRAVKDGSFPGPEHTF, from the coding sequence ATGACCTATTTGCAGGAAGCGAGCCGGAACGCCATCACCGTGCCGAAACTGCAGGCGATGCGCGACGCCGGCGAAAGAATCGCCATGCTGACCTGTTACGACGCGAGCTTCGCCGCACTGCTGGATCGCGCGGGCGTCGACGTGCTGTTGATCGGCGACTCGCTCGGCAACGTGCTGCAAGGCCAGACGACCACGCTGCCGGTGACGCTCACCGAAATCGCGTATCACACGGCAAGCGTGGCGCGGGCGCGGCCCTCGGCGCTGGTGGTAGCCGACTTGCCGTTCGGCACGTACGGCACGCCGGAAGACGCCTTCAGGAGTTCGGTGGAACTCATGCGTGCCGGCGCGCAGATGGTGAAGCTCGAGGGGGGTGAGTGGCTCGCGGAGACGGTGCGCTTTCTGGTCGAGCGGTCGGTTCCGGTGTGCGCGCACGTCGGTCTGACGCCGCAATCGGTGCATGCGTTTGGCGGCTTCAAGGTGCAGGGCAAGACCGAAGCGGGCGCGAGCCAGTTGTTGCGCGACTCGCTCGCCGTGCAAAATGCGGGTGCTCAACTGATCGTCATGGAAGCGATCCCAACGCTGCTCGCGAGTGAAGCCACGAAGCAATTGCGAATTCCGACGATCGGCATCGGTGCAGGCGTGGACTGCTCGGGTCAGGTGCTGGTGCTGCACGACATGCTGGGCATTTTCCCCGGCAAGCGGCCGCGCTTCGTGAAGGATTTCATGCAGGGGCAGCCGAACATCCAGGCTGCCGTGGAAGCGTATGTGCGTGCGGTGAAGGACGGCTCGTTTCCGGGGCCGGAGCACACGTTCTGA